The Pantoea nemavictus genome includes a region encoding these proteins:
- the purM gene encoding phosphoribosylformylglycinamidine cyclo-ligase, which yields MTDKTSLSYKDAGVDIDAGNDLVDRIKGVVKKTRRPEVMGGLGGFGALCALPQKYREPVLVSGTDGVGTKLRLAMDLKRHDSIGIDLVAMCVNDLIVQGAEPLFFLDYYATGKLDVDTASSVITGIAEGCLQSGCALVGGETAEMPGMYHGEDYDVAGFCVGVVEKSEIIDGSKVQDGDVLIALGSSGPHSNGYSLVRKILEVSQTDPETKQLEGKSLADHLLAPTRIYVKNILSLIEQVDVHAISHLTGGGFWENIPRVLPDNTQAVLEESSWQWPAVFTWMQQAGNVSRFEMYRTFNCGVGMVIALSPADADKAVQLMSDAGEKAWKIGVIKASDAEERVVINP from the coding sequence GTGACCGACAAAACCTCTCTCAGCTACAAAGACGCCGGTGTTGATATCGATGCTGGTAACGATCTGGTTGACCGTATTAAAGGCGTAGTGAAAAAAACTCGCCGCCCGGAAGTGATGGGTGGATTGGGTGGATTCGGCGCGCTCTGTGCGCTGCCGCAGAAGTACCGCGAGCCTGTGCTGGTCTCCGGAACCGATGGCGTCGGCACCAAGCTGCGTCTGGCGATGGATCTCAAACGCCATGACAGCATCGGCATCGATCTGGTTGCGATGTGTGTCAACGACCTGATCGTGCAAGGTGCAGAGCCGCTGTTCTTCCTCGATTATTACGCGACCGGCAAGCTGGATGTAGACACGGCTTCCTCGGTGATCACCGGCATTGCCGAAGGCTGCTTGCAGTCTGGCTGTGCGCTGGTGGGCGGCGAAACCGCTGAAATGCCTGGCATGTACCACGGCGAAGATTACGATGTGGCCGGTTTCTGCGTCGGCGTGGTGGAAAAATCAGAAATCATCGACGGTTCGAAAGTGCAGGACGGTGACGTGCTGATCGCGCTGGGTTCCAGCGGTCCACACTCGAACGGTTACTCGCTGGTGCGCAAGATTCTGGAAGTCAGCCAGACCGATCCTGAAACCAAGCAGCTGGAAGGCAAATCATTGGCCGATCACCTGCTGGCGCCGACCCGCATCTACGTGAAAAACATCCTTAGCCTGATTGAACAGGTTGATGTGCATGCGATTTCACATCTGACTGGCGGCGGCTTCTGGGAAAATATCCCACGCGTATTGCCAGACAATACTCAGGCCGTGCTGGAAGAGAGCAGCTGGCAGTGGCCTGCGGTATTCACCTGGATGCAGCAAGCGGGTAATGTTAGCCGCTTTGAAATGTACCGCACCTTTAACTGCGGCGTGGGCATGGTGATTGCGCTGAGCCCGGCAGACGCAGATAAAGCGGTGCAACTGATGAGTGACGCTGGCGAAAAAGCGTGGAAAATCGGTGTGATTAAAGCGTCTGATGCTGAAGAGCGTGTGGTTATCAACCCATGA
- the upp gene encoding uracil phosphoribosyltransferase, with translation MKIVEVKHPLVKHKLGLMREHDISTKRFRELASEVGSLLTYEATADLETERVTIEGWNGPVEIDQIKGKKITVVPILRAGLGMMEGVLEHVPSARISVVGVYRDEETLEPVPYFQKLVSNIEERLALVVDPMLATGGSMIATIDLLKKAGCTSIKVLVLVAAPEGIAALEKAHPDVELYTASVDQGLNEKGYIIPGLGDAGDKIFGTK, from the coding sequence ATGAAGATCGTGGAAGTCAAACACCCGCTGGTCAAACATAAACTGGGCCTGATGCGTGAGCATGATATCAGCACCAAGCGTTTCCGCGAGCTGGCCTCGGAAGTGGGCAGCTTGCTGACCTATGAAGCCACCGCCGATCTGGAAACCGAGCGCGTCACCATCGAAGGCTGGAACGGTCCGGTCGAAATCGATCAGATCAAAGGTAAAAAAATCACGGTTGTTCCGATTCTGCGTGCTGGCCTCGGCATGATGGAAGGGGTGCTTGAGCACGTACCGAGCGCGCGTATCAGCGTGGTCGGCGTGTATCGTGATGAAGAGACGCTGGAGCCGGTACCCTATTTCCAGAAGCTGGTATCGAACATTGAAGAGCGCCTGGCGCTGGTGGTCGATCCGATGCTGGCAACCGGTGGTTCGATGATTGCCACCATCGATCTGCTGAAGAAAGCCGGTTGTACCAGTATTAAGGTGCTGGTGCTGGTGGCCGCGCCAGAAGGGATTGCGGCTTTAGAAAAAGCGCATCCGGATGTGGAGCTGTACACTGCATCTGTCGATCAGGGATTGAACGAAAAGGGATACATCATCCCCGGGCTCGGCGATGCCGGCGACAAGATTTTCGGAACCAAATAA
- the pstA gene encoding phosphate ABC transporter permease PstA, which produces MKAMQQNDRWRWLTAGAVAVCLLAFTLLIGLLGWQGVRAFWPQPVDQYQFLPPEGHAVMVLGETLQKQQQGAQWRYVVKTGNRDFAAPDFRVLYSQGEAKTRRPADVLVLQRRNGGNAYGWLVELRQDNEVMTAHSRDALLHQRLQQVHEQLRQASKIRRIEMARLNAQLESLQQQADEQQRNGTFNLEVQSEFDANRSALQRRFNALAQQLTHLQHESQRDTLVLRDVQGQDHVIPLAQVVDAWYPNAMTLTTQTLHFFSQIWQFISDSPTSGGGESGAFPAIFGTVLMVLLMSIIVMPLGVIAAVWLHEYAGRHALTRLVRIAVVNLAGVPSIVYGVFGLGFFVWLIGGTLDQLFFSSALPNPTFGTPGLLWAALTLALLTLPVVIVATEEGLSRIPDNLRQGSLALGATQAETLWRVVLPLAVPAMLTGLILAVARAAGETAPLMLVGVVKMVPELPVDAVFPYLHLDRKFMHLGFQIYDLAFQSPNIDADRPLVYATALLLVVIILSLNLLAMALRHRLRERYRLMTH; this is translated from the coding sequence ATGAAGGCGATGCAACAAAACGATCGCTGGCGCTGGCTTACTGCGGGGGCGGTTGCGGTGTGCCTGCTGGCGTTTACCTTGCTGATTGGCTTGCTGGGCTGGCAGGGCGTTCGCGCTTTCTGGCCGCAGCCGGTTGATCAATACCAGTTCCTGCCGCCGGAAGGTCATGCGGTGATGGTGCTGGGTGAAACGCTGCAAAAGCAGCAGCAGGGCGCGCAGTGGCGCTATGTAGTGAAAACTGGCAACCGCGATTTTGCTGCGCCAGATTTCCGCGTGCTGTACAGCCAGGGCGAGGCGAAAACCCGGCGTCCTGCAGATGTGTTAGTGCTGCAGCGCCGCAACGGCGGCAATGCCTATGGCTGGCTGGTGGAGTTGCGCCAGGATAATGAAGTGATGACGGCGCACAGCCGCGATGCCTTGCTGCATCAGCGTTTGCAGCAGGTGCATGAGCAGCTGCGCCAGGCGAGTAAAATTCGCCGTATTGAGATGGCACGCCTCAACGCGCAGCTGGAAAGCCTGCAGCAACAGGCCGATGAACAGCAGCGTAACGGCACCTTCAACCTCGAAGTGCAGTCAGAGTTTGATGCTAATCGCAGCGCACTACAGCGCCGCTTTAACGCGCTGGCGCAGCAGTTAACTCATCTACAACACGAAAGTCAGCGCGATACGCTGGTGCTGCGTGATGTGCAGGGACAGGATCACGTTATCCCGCTGGCACAGGTGGTGGATGCCTGGTACCCCAATGCCATGACATTAACCACCCAAACGCTGCACTTCTTCAGTCAGATTTGGCAATTCATCAGTGATTCACCGACCTCCGGTGGTGGTGAAAGCGGGGCCTTTCCGGCGATTTTTGGCACCGTGCTGATGGTGTTGTTGATGTCGATTATCGTCATGCCGCTCGGCGTTATCGCTGCGGTGTGGCTGCATGAGTACGCCGGACGCCATGCGCTGACGCGGCTGGTGCGCATCGCGGTGGTCAATCTGGCAGGCGTGCCGTCGATTGTTTACGGCGTGTTTGGGCTCGGTTTCTTTGTCTGGCTGATTGGCGGCACGCTCGATCAGTTATTCTTCTCCAGCGCGTTACCCAATCCGACCTTTGGCACGCCGGGCTTGCTGTGGGCCGCGCTAACGCTGGCGCTGCTGACGCTACCAGTGGTGATCGTCGCCACCGAAGAGGGATTGTCACGTATTCCTGATAATCTGCGTCAGGGATCCTTGGCGCTGGGCGCAACCCAGGCAGAAACGCTGTGGCGCGTGGTATTGCCGCTGGCGGTCCCGGCGATGCTGACCGGTCTGATTCTGGCCGTGGCGCGCGCGGCGGGAGAAACCGCGCCGCTGATGCTGGTGGGCGTGGTGAAAATGGTGCCCGAACTGCCGGTTGATGCGGTGTTCCCTTATCTGCACCTCGATCGCAAATTCATGCACCTCGGTTTTCAGATCTACGATTTGGCATTCCAAAGTCCCAACATCGATGCTGACCGACCGCTGGTTTACGCCACCGCCTTGCTGCTGGTGGTGATCATCCTGTCGCTCAATCTGCTGGCCATGGCGCTGCGTCATCGGTTGCGTGAGCGTTACCGGCTCATGACGCACTAA
- the hda gene encoding DnaA inactivator Hda, whose translation MNTPAQLSLPLYLPDDETFASFWPGENASLLAALQGALSQQHGSYLYFWSREGGGRSHLLHAACAELSARGEAVGYVPLDKRTWFVPEVLEGMENLALVCIDNIECIAGDPEWEMAIFDLYNRILEIGKTRLLITGDRPPRQLNLGLPDLASRLDWGQIYRLQPLSDDDKLQAMQLRAGLRGFELPEDVGRFLLKRLDREMRTLFDTLDRLDRASISAQRKLTIPFVKEALEL comes from the coding sequence CTGAACACGCCGGCACAGCTCTCACTGCCACTCTATTTACCCGATGATGAAACCTTCGCCAGTTTCTGGCCGGGGGAAAACGCGTCTCTGCTGGCGGCGCTGCAAGGCGCACTCTCACAGCAACACGGCAGCTATCTCTATTTCTGGTCGCGCGAAGGCGGTGGCCGCAGTCATCTGCTGCATGCAGCCTGTGCTGAACTCTCGGCGCGCGGCGAAGCTGTGGGCTATGTGCCGCTGGATAAACGCACGTGGTTTGTGCCGGAAGTTCTGGAAGGGATGGAGAATCTGGCGCTGGTGTGCATCGATAACATCGAATGTATTGCGGGCGATCCGGAGTGGGAAATGGCGATCTTTGATCTCTACAATCGCATTCTGGAAATCGGTAAAACGCGGTTGCTGATCACCGGCGATCGACCGCCGCGCCAGCTGAATCTTGGCTTACCGGATCTGGCTTCACGCCTTGATTGGGGGCAGATTTACCGCTTACAGCCGCTGTCGGATGACGACAAATTACAGGCGATGCAGCTGCGTGCCGGATTGCGTGGCTTTGAGCTGCCGGAAGATGTTGGGCGCTTCCTGCTGAAACGCCTCGATCGTGAGATGCGCACGCTGTTTGATACGCTGGATCGCCTCGATCGCGCTTCAATTAGCGCGCAGCGCAAACTCACCATTCCCTTTGTTAAGGAAGCGCTGGAGCTTTAA
- the uraA gene encoding uracil permease — protein MTRRAIGVSERPPLLQTIPLSLQHLFAMFGATVLVPILFHINPATVLLFNGVGTLLYLFICKGKIPAYLGSSFAFISPVLLLLPLGYEVALGGFILCGFLFCVVALIVKKAGTGWLDVMFPPAAMGAIVAVIGLELAGVAANMAGLLPADGTSPDSKTVIISMVTLAVTVFGSVLFRGFLAIIPILVGVLVGYALSYGMGIVDWTAVENAPWFALPTFYTPRFEWVAMLTILPAALVVIAEHVGHLVVTANIVKKDLIRDPGLHRSMFANGLSTMISGFFGSTPNTTYGENIGVMAITRVYSTWVIGGAAIFAILLSCVGKLAAAIQAVPVPVMGGVSLLLYGVIGASGIRVLIESKVDYNKAQNLILTSVILIIGVSGAKVHIGAAELKGMALATIVGVGLALIFRLISVLRPEEVVLDEEEKRES, from the coding sequence ATGACTCGTCGTGCAATCGGCGTTAGTGAACGCCCACCGCTGCTGCAAACCATTCCACTCAGCCTGCAGCACCTGTTCGCCATGTTCGGCGCCACCGTGCTGGTGCCGATTCTGTTTCACATCAACCCGGCCACGGTGTTGCTGTTTAACGGCGTCGGCACGCTGCTGTATCTGTTTATCTGTAAAGGAAAAATCCCCGCTTATCTCGGTTCAAGCTTTGCCTTTATTTCGCCGGTGCTGCTGCTGTTGCCGCTCGGTTATGAAGTGGCGCTCGGCGGTTTTATCCTCTGTGGTTTCCTGTTCTGCGTGGTGGCGTTGATCGTGAAAAAAGCCGGTACCGGCTGGCTTGACGTGATGTTCCCTCCGGCGGCGATGGGCGCGATTGTGGCGGTTATCGGTCTGGAACTGGCGGGCGTAGCGGCGAATATGGCTGGCTTGCTGCCTGCTGACGGTACTTCGCCAGACAGCAAAACGGTGATCATCTCCATGGTGACGCTGGCGGTCACGGTCTTTGGTTCGGTGCTGTTCCGCGGTTTCCTCGCCATCATCCCGATTTTAGTCGGCGTGTTGGTCGGCTATGCGCTCTCTTACGGCATGGGAATTGTGGACTGGACTGCGGTGGAAAATGCACCGTGGTTTGCGCTGCCAACCTTCTATACGCCGCGTTTTGAGTGGGTGGCGATGCTGACCATTCTGCCGGCCGCGCTGGTGGTCATTGCCGAGCACGTCGGCCACTTAGTGGTCACCGCCAATATCGTGAAGAAAGATCTGATCCGCGATCCTGGCCTGCACCGCTCCATGTTCGCCAACGGTTTGTCGACCATGATCTCCGGCTTCTTCGGCTCAACGCCCAATACCACTTACGGCGAGAACATCGGCGTAATGGCGATTACCCGCGTGTACAGCACCTGGGTGATTGGCGGCGCGGCAATCTTTGCCATCCTGCTCTCATGCGTTGGCAAGCTGGCGGCAGCGATTCAGGCGGTTCCTGTGCCGGTCATGGGCGGCGTGTCGCTGCTGCTGTACGGGGTGATCGGCGCGTCGGGTATTCGTGTGCTGATCGAATCCAAAGTGGATTACAACAAGGCGCAAAACCTGATCCTGACCTCGGTGATCCTGATCATCGGCGTCAGCGGCGCCAAAGTGCACATTGGTGCCGCCGAGCTGAAAGGCATGGCGCTGGCGACCATCGTTGGCGTTGGCTTGGCTCTGATCTTCCGTCTAATCAGCGTATTACGTCCAGAAGAAGTGGTGCTGGATGAGGAAGAGAAGCGCGAAAGTTAA
- the pstB gene encoding phosphate ABC transporter ATP-binding protein PstB, which produces MTPDYDIALSVNQLSLWYGDRQALNNIDLQIPKNRITALIGPSGCGKSTLLRCFNRMNDVINGCRIEGEILLDRYAVMQANQDLPALRRRIGMVFQRPNPFPKSIYENVVYGLRLQGVRDRRVLNEACERALRAAALWGEVKDQLGQNALTLSTGQQQRLVIARAIAIEPEVLLLDEPTSALDPISTLVIEELMTTLKQHFTLVLVTHNMQQAARVSDFTAFMHNGQLVEFDETDRIFTSPKARRTEDYITGRFG; this is translated from the coding sequence ATGACGCCCGATTACGACATTGCCTTAAGCGTGAATCAGCTGTCGCTGTGGTACGGCGACCGCCAGGCACTGAATAACATTGATCTGCAGATCCCGAAAAACCGCATCACGGCGCTGATTGGGCCGTCCGGCTGCGGAAAATCGACGCTGCTGCGCTGCTTTAATCGCATGAATGACGTGATTAATGGCTGTCGCATTGAGGGTGAAATTCTGCTCGATCGGTATGCGGTAATGCAGGCCAACCAGGATCTTCCCGCGTTGCGTCGCCGCATTGGCATGGTGTTTCAGCGACCGAATCCGTTCCCGAAATCGATCTACGAAAACGTGGTGTACGGCCTGCGCTTGCAGGGCGTGCGCGATCGACGCGTGCTGAATGAAGCCTGCGAACGTGCGCTGCGTGCCGCGGCGCTGTGGGGCGAAGTCAAAGATCAGCTGGGACAGAATGCGCTAACGCTCTCTACCGGTCAGCAGCAGCGTTTGGTGATTGCGCGCGCTATTGCTATTGAACCCGAGGTATTGCTGCTGGATGAGCCGACATCGGCGCTCGATCCGATTTCAACCTTGGTGATAGAAGAGTTGATGACCACGCTGAAGCAGCATTTCACGCTGGTGCTGGTGACGCATAACATGCAGCAGGCGGCGCGCGTGTCAGATTTCACCGCGTTTATGCACAACGGCCAGCTGGTGGAGTTTGATGAAACCGATCGTATCTTCACCTCGCCAAAAGCGCGACGCACCGAAGATTACATTACGGGAAGGTTTGGTTGA
- the purN gene encoding phosphoribosylglycinamide formyltransferase has protein sequence MKKLVVLISGNGSNLQSILDACASGRINGSVAAVFSNKASAYGLTRAREADVAQHALAASDFADRAAFDHQLMQEIDAYAPDLVVLAGYMRILSSAFVAHYHDRLVNIHPSLLPKYPGLHTHRQALENGDEEHGTSVHFVTDELDGGPIILQARVPVFAGDSEDEISARVQHQEHAIYPLVISWFVDGRLQMREGKAWLDGEPLPPQGYAHD, from the coding sequence ATGAAAAAACTGGTTGTACTGATCTCCGGCAACGGAAGCAATCTTCAGTCCATCCTCGACGCCTGCGCAAGCGGGCGTATTAACGGCAGCGTCGCTGCCGTTTTCAGTAATAAAGCCAGCGCCTACGGTTTGACGCGTGCGCGGGAAGCCGATGTCGCGCAGCATGCGTTAGCCGCCAGTGATTTTGCCGACCGTGCAGCCTTCGATCACCAGCTAATGCAGGAGATTGACGCGTACGCACCGGATTTGGTGGTGTTGGCTGGCTATATGCGCATCCTCAGCAGCGCTTTTGTCGCGCACTATCACGATCGTTTGGTGAATATCCATCCGTCGCTATTGCCGAAATATCCGGGCTTGCATACCCATCGGCAGGCGCTGGAAAACGGCGACGAGGAGCATGGCACCTCGGTGCATTTTGTGACTGACGAGCTGGATGGCGGACCAATTATTTTGCAGGCGCGCGTGCCGGTGTTTGCGGGCGACAGCGAAGATGAGATCAGTGCGCGCGTGCAGCATCAGGAACACGCGATTTATCCGCTGGTGATCAGCTGGTTTGTCGATGGGCGTTTGCAGATGCGTGAGGGTAAAGCGTGGTTGGATGGTGAACCATTGCCGCCGCAGGGTTACGCCCACGACTGA
- the arsC gene encoding arsenate reductase (glutaredoxin) (This arsenate reductase requires both glutathione and glutaredoxin to convert arsenate to arsenite, after which the efflux transporter formed by ArsA and ArsB can extrude the arsenite from the cell, providing resistance.), protein MVSIYHNPRCSKSRETLALLQENGVEPEVVLYLDTPPDVPTLKRLLQQLGMHSARELMRRKEDLYKALALANDELSEDHLLQAMVAHPKLIERPIVVNGEQARIGRPPEAVLEII, encoded by the coding sequence ATGGTGAGCATTTATCACAACCCGCGCTGCAGCAAGAGCCGTGAAACGCTAGCGCTGTTGCAGGAAAACGGTGTTGAACCTGAAGTGGTGTTATATCTCGATACGCCGCCCGACGTGCCGACATTGAAGCGCCTGCTACAACAGCTCGGCATGCACAGCGCGCGTGAACTGATGCGTCGCAAAGAAGATCTTTATAAAGCGTTAGCGTTGGCGAATGATGAGCTGAGCGAGGATCACCTGCTGCAGGCGATGGTGGCTCATCCAAAACTGATTGAACGTCCGATTGTGGTTAATGGCGAGCAGGCGCGCATTGGACGTCCGCCCGAAGCGGTGCTGGAGATTATTTAA
- a CDS encoding tetratricopeptide repeat protein, which produces MFNRLKKSVLAALIPALLLTPALSARADISDTLPDMGTTAGATLSINQELQMGDFYVRQLRASAPLINDPLLNQYINELGQRLVAHANSVRTPFHFFLIQNDELNAFAFFGGNVVLHSSLFRYTDNESQLASVMAHEISHVTQRHLARAMEEQRRNAPLTWVGALGSILLAMASPQAGMAALTGTLAGTQQGIISFTQGNEQEADRIGIQVLQRAGFDPQAMPTFLQKLADQSRFSSKPPEILLTHPLPDSRLADARNRANQMRPVVVQSSQDFYMAKVRSLGMYSTGRNQLTDDLLNDYAKGNVREQQAAQYGKAVQFLQAKSFDSAKRVIAPLLAKQPDNVWFLDIMTDIDIGLNQPQQAITMLSSNKASSSNPVLQLNLANAYVEAKQPANASRILNRYTFAHPDDLNAWDLLAQASAAQGLRDEELSARAEGLALNGQLDQAISTLSSASAQVPLGSLKQARYDARIDQFRELQKRFKVYQKG; this is translated from the coding sequence ATGTTTAACCGGTTGAAAAAATCAGTACTGGCGGCCCTTATTCCTGCGCTGCTGCTCACGCCTGCGCTGAGTGCGCGCGCCGACATTAGCGATACGCTGCCCGATATGGGCACCACCGCCGGTGCTACGCTGTCGATTAATCAGGAATTGCAGATGGGCGACTTCTATGTGCGCCAGCTGCGCGCCAGTGCGCCTCTGATAAACGACCCGCTGTTGAACCAATATATTAATGAGCTGGGTCAGCGCCTGGTGGCCCACGCCAACTCGGTACGCACGCCGTTTCACTTCTTTCTGATTCAGAACGACGAGCTGAATGCCTTCGCCTTCTTTGGCGGCAATGTGGTGCTGCATTCGTCGCTGTTTCGCTACACCGATAATGAAAGCCAGTTAGCCTCGGTGATGGCGCACGAAATTTCGCACGTTACCCAGCGCCACCTGGCGCGCGCGATGGAAGAGCAGAGACGCAATGCGCCGCTCACCTGGGTGGGAGCACTGGGATCTATTCTGCTGGCGATGGCCAGCCCACAAGCGGGTATGGCGGCATTGACCGGCACGCTGGCGGGCACGCAGCAGGGTATCATCAGCTTTACTCAGGGCAACGAACAGGAAGCCGATCGCATCGGTATTCAGGTACTGCAACGCGCCGGCTTCGATCCGCAAGCAATGCCCACTTTCCTGCAGAAGCTGGCGGATCAGAGCCGTTTCTCCTCCAAGCCGCCGGAAATTTTGCTGACGCACCCGTTACCGGATAGCCGCCTGGCCGATGCGCGTAACCGCGCCAACCAGATGCGTCCAGTGGTGGTGCAGTCGTCGCAGGATTTCTATATGGCGAAAGTGCGTTCACTCGGCATGTATTCCACCGGTCGCAATCAGCTGACCGATGATTTGCTCAACGACTATGCCAAAGGCAACGTGCGCGAACAGCAGGCTGCGCAATATGGCAAAGCGGTGCAGTTCCTGCAGGCCAAAAGCTTTGATAGCGCCAAACGGGTGATCGCCCCGCTGCTGGCGAAGCAGCCGGATAACGTCTGGTTTCTCGATATCATGACCGATATCGACATCGGCCTGAATCAGCCGCAGCAGGCGATCACCATGCTGAGCAGTAATAAAGCCAGCAGCAGCAACCCGGTGCTGCAGTTGAACCTGGCTAACGCCTATGTTGAAGCGAAGCAACCGGCTAACGCCAGCCGCATTCTCAATCGCTACACTTTCGCGCATCCGGACGATCTCAACGCCTGGGATTTGCTGGCGCAGGCCTCCGCAGCCCAGGGTTTACGCGATGAAGAGCTCTCCGCGCGCGCCGAAGGTTTAGCGCTCAACGGACAACTCGATCAGGCGATCTCGACGTTAAGCAGCGCCAGTGCGCAGGTGCCGCTCGGCAGCCTGAAACAGGCGCGTTATGACGCACGCATCGATCAGTTCCGTGAACTACAGAAACGCTTCAAGGTGTATCAAAAAGGATAA